Proteins encoded within one genomic window of Geotalea daltonii FRC-32:
- a CDS encoding YicC/YloC family endoribonuclease, producing MIKSMTGYGKAEADSQTGKLTVEIRSVNHRYGEIFVKLPRLYMPFENEVKKAVGQKLKRGKIEVFIQREETAAGGAMPVVNLELAKGYYQAFSSIRDAIGLKEEVPLSLITGQRDVIGAGEIAAVPESVPTELLAAVESAANNLDAMRSREGEALLDDLQKRRAFLSVLIARIAGRAPQVVADYAVRLKERVAQLSGDSTVTEERLAQEIAIMADRCDITEELVRFNSHLQQFDETIVLTEPVGRKLDFLLQEINREVNTIGSKANDGEIAACVVELKAELEKIREQVQNVE from the coding sequence ATGATCAAAAGCATGACCGGCTACGGCAAAGCCGAGGCAGATTCACAAACTGGCAAACTGACGGTGGAGATACGGTCGGTCAATCATCGCTATGGCGAGATTTTCGTCAAGCTGCCCCGGCTGTACATGCCCTTCGAGAATGAGGTGAAAAAGGCGGTTGGCCAAAAGCTGAAGCGGGGTAAGATAGAAGTCTTCATTCAGCGTGAGGAGACTGCTGCCGGCGGTGCCATGCCCGTTGTAAATCTGGAGCTGGCCAAGGGGTACTATCAGGCTTTTTCCAGTATCAGGGATGCCATCGGCTTGAAGGAAGAGGTGCCGCTCTCTCTAATTACCGGCCAGAGAGATGTAATTGGCGCGGGTGAAATTGCTGCTGTTCCTGAGTCTGTCCCGACCGAGCTTCTTGCCGCTGTCGAGTCTGCTGCAAATAATCTGGATGCAATGCGCAGCCGGGAAGGTGAGGCCCTGCTGGATGATCTGCAAAAAAGGCGGGCTTTCCTTTCTGTTCTTATTGCGCGCATTGCCGGGCGTGCGCCGCAGGTGGTTGCCGATTATGCCGTCAGGCTCAAAGAGCGTGTGGCCCAGCTTTCCGGTGACAGTACCGTGACCGAGGAGCGTCTGGCCCAGGAAATAGCAATCATGGCCGACCGTTGCGATATTACCGAAGAATTGGTTCGCTTCAACAGCCATCTGCAGCAATTTGACGAAACCATTGTCCTCACGGAACCGGTCGGTCGCAAGCTGGACTTTCTCCTGCAGGAGATCAACCGGGAGGTGAACACCATCGGTTCAAAGGCCAACGATGGGGAAATCGCGGCCTGTGTGGTCGAACTCAAGGCTGAACTTGAAAAGATCCGCGAACAGGTGCAAAATGTCGAGTGA
- the metG gene encoding methionine--tRNA ligase yields the protein MSRAFYVTTPIYYVNDVPHIGHAYTTLAADVLARYRRLKGYEVFFLTGTDEHGQKVEKAANAAGETPQELADRVMKRFQALWEKLDISYTDFIRTTQERHKKGVSKIFKDVMEKGDIYLGEYEDWYCTPCETFWTETQLIDYKCPDCNRPTEKLKEESYFFRMSKYQEQLLAHIEANPDFIQPKSRRNEIISFVKEGLRDLSVSRTTFSWGIPVPGNDKHIIYVWFDALANYITALGYPEESGNFDKFWPVDAHLIGKDILRFHAVYWPTFLMAAGLPLPKKVFAHGWWTIEGQKMSKSLQNVVEPNMLVEKYGVDAVRYFLLREVPFGLDGDFSHSALVHRINSDLANDLGNLLNRSTAMLNKYFGGTVQAPADLTDMDLAYQEKTREMVRQVDMHLEELAFSKALQAIWEVVSAGNKYIDETAPWTLAKDPVQKERLATVMYCLLESQRIVYQLVSAFMPQTAVKALSYLGVTDAPNENGLRWGGLESGTQVTKAEALFPRIEEKAE from the coding sequence ATGAGCCGCGCCTTTTATGTTACAACGCCCATTTACTATGTTAATGACGTTCCCCACATCGGGCACGCCTATACGACACTGGCAGCGGATGTCCTGGCTCGCTACAGGCGCCTGAAGGGCTATGAGGTCTTCTTCCTCACCGGCACCGATGAACATGGCCAAAAGGTGGAAAAGGCGGCCAACGCAGCAGGCGAGACGCCACAGGAACTGGCAGACCGGGTTATGAAGCGCTTTCAGGCGCTATGGGAAAAGCTGGATATCTCATACACCGACTTCATCCGCACCACCCAGGAGCGCCATAAAAAAGGGGTTTCGAAGATATTCAAAGATGTCATGGAAAAGGGAGACATTTACCTGGGGGAGTACGAAGACTGGTACTGCACGCCGTGTGAGACATTCTGGACCGAGACCCAGCTTATCGACTACAAATGCCCCGATTGCAACCGCCCCACGGAGAAGCTCAAGGAAGAATCCTACTTCTTCAGGATGAGCAAATACCAGGAGCAGCTCCTGGCCCACATAGAAGCCAATCCCGATTTTATCCAGCCCAAATCGCGGCGTAACGAGATCATCTCCTTCGTCAAGGAAGGGTTGAGAGATCTTTCCGTCTCCCGCACCACCTTCAGCTGGGGCATTCCCGTCCCCGGCAACGACAAGCACATCATCTACGTCTGGTTCGATGCCTTGGCCAACTACATCACTGCATTGGGTTATCCTGAAGAATCGGGCAACTTCGATAAATTCTGGCCGGTGGATGCCCATCTGATCGGCAAGGACATCCTTCGCTTCCATGCTGTCTACTGGCCCACATTTCTCATGGCGGCCGGACTTCCTCTGCCGAAAAAGGTCTTCGCCCATGGCTGGTGGACCATCGAAGGGCAGAAGATGAGCAAAAGCCTGCAAAATGTGGTTGAGCCCAACATGCTCGTGGAAAAGTACGGAGTGGATGCCGTCAGATACTTCCTGCTGCGCGAGGTTCCCTTCGGCCTGGACGGCGACTTCTCCCATTCGGCACTGGTGCACCGCATCAATTCCGACCTGGCCAACGATCTTGGCAATCTGCTCAATCGCTCTACGGCCATGCTCAACAAGTATTTCGGCGGAACCGTACAGGCACCGGCCGATCTCACCGATATGGATCTGGCGTACCAGGAAAAAACAAGGGAAATGGTGCGACAGGTGGATATGCATCTGGAAGAACTGGCTTTCAGCAAGGCATTGCAAGCCATATGGGAAGTGGTCTCAGCCGGTAACAAGTATATCGACGAGACCGCCCCATGGACCCTGGCCAAGGATCCGGTCCAGAAGGAAAGGCTTGCAACGGTCATGTATTGCCTGCTGGAGTCCCAGCGCATCGTCTATCAACTTGTCTCCGCATTCATGCCCCAGACAGCGGTCAAAGCCCTCTCCTACCTGGGCGTTACCGATGCACCGAATGAAAATGGCCTGCGGTGGGGCGGACTGGAATCGGGAACACAGGTTACCAAAGCCGAAGCATTATTCCCCAGGATAGAAGAAAAAGCAGAATAG
- the holB gene encoding DNA polymerase III subunit delta', which translates to MSFADILGQDTPISVLKRSLAAGRLAHAYLFEGVEGCGKKTTALALIEAVFCGKGDGCGHCPSCRKISSMQHPDMHLIEPDGAFIKIDQIRSLQKELAYRPFEAPKKACIIDGAERLNQAAGNALLKTLEEPSGNALIILVTSQPSVVLPTILSRCQRLVFHGLPEETITSYLISKGVENESAHLSASLAGGSINNALEISKGEILSERKQLLTRLFGLSLTDIAPLFLAAEELAAEKEKAVAVLEVLMSFLRDMLLHSAGDTDMINTDLLPLLEEQGRTLSRARIMEKIEHVASTRTALLRNVNTRLALEVLFMRLAER; encoded by the coding sequence ATGTCTTTTGCCGATATCCTGGGTCAGGACACCCCGATCAGTGTTCTCAAACGTTCCCTGGCAGCTGGCAGGCTTGCCCATGCTTATCTTTTCGAAGGTGTGGAAGGATGCGGAAAAAAGACAACCGCCCTTGCCCTCATAGAAGCCGTTTTCTGCGGCAAGGGCGACGGCTGCGGCCATTGCCCCTCCTGTCGGAAAATTAGTTCGATGCAACACCCGGATATGCACCTGATCGAGCCGGATGGGGCCTTCATCAAGATCGACCAAATCAGAAGCCTGCAGAAAGAGCTTGCATACCGGCCCTTTGAAGCACCGAAGAAAGCGTGCATCATCGACGGGGCAGAGCGTCTCAATCAGGCGGCAGGCAACGCCCTGCTCAAGACCTTGGAGGAACCGTCAGGCAATGCCCTGATCATCCTGGTAACATCCCAGCCGTCCGTAGTGCTGCCGACCATACTGTCCCGCTGCCAGCGGCTTGTTTTTCACGGACTTCCGGAGGAGACGATAACGTCATACCTGATCAGTAAAGGTGTCGAAAACGAGTCGGCACATCTTTCTGCATCGTTGGCCGGGGGCAGCATCAACAATGCCTTGGAGATAAGTAAAGGCGAAATTCTTTCGGAAAGAAAGCAGCTCCTGACCAGGCTCTTCGGGCTATCCCTGACAGATATCGCCCCACTTTTCCTTGCTGCCGAAGAGCTTGCAGCGGAGAAAGAAAAAGCCGTCGCAGTCCTTGAAGTGCTGATGTCATTCCTGCGAGACATGCTTCTGCATAGCGCAGGCGATACGGATATGATCAACACCGATCTTTTACCGCTTCTGGAAGAACAGGGAAGAACGCTTTCCAGGGCCAGGATCATGGAAAAAATCGAGCACGTTGCTTCAACAAGAACTGCCTTGCTGCGCAACGTCAATACGCGTCTGGCCCTGGAAGTTCTGTTCATGAGGCTGGCAGAGCGCTAA
- a CDS encoding RidA family protein, whose amino-acid sequence MKKQIIATEKAPKAIGPYSQGVKAGGFIFFSGQIPLDPVTGEIRGATCAEQAEQVMENIGAMLAAVGVDFTAVVKTTIFLTDLADFAAVNEIYGRRFPVDPPARSTVEVKGLPRGVKVEIEVIAFGDW is encoded by the coding sequence ATGAAAAAACAAATAATCGCTACGGAAAAGGCGCCAAAAGCCATTGGACCATATTCCCAAGGGGTGAAAGCGGGTGGCTTTATCTTTTTTTCCGGGCAGATCCCACTTGATCCTGTGACGGGAGAGATACGAGGCGCCACTTGTGCCGAGCAGGCGGAGCAGGTCATGGAAAACATCGGCGCCATGTTGGCAGCGGTCGGTGTCGATTTTACCGCCGTGGTGAAAACAACCATCTTCCTTACGGACTTGGCAGATTTTGCGGCAGTCAATGAGATTTACGGCAGGAGATTCCCAGTGGACCCGCCGGCTCGTTCCACTGTGGAGGTGAAGGGGCTGCCCCGGGGGGTAAAGGTTGAGATCGAGGTTATAGCTTTCGGTGATTGGTGA
- the rpmB gene encoding 50S ribosomal protein L28, whose protein sequence is MSKVCEICGKGPSFGNNVSHANNKTSRTWYPNLQKIKAVKNGTVRSIKVCTRCIRSGHVTKAL, encoded by the coding sequence ATGTCCAAAGTATGTGAAATATGCGGTAAAGGTCCGAGCTTCGGTAACAACGTCAGCCACGCCAATAACAAAACCAGCAGAACCTGGTACCCCAACCTGCAGAAGATAAAAGCCGTTAAAAACGGAACCGTTCGCAGCATCAAGGTCTGCACCCGCTGCATCCGCTCAGGCCATGTAACGAAGGCGCTCTAA
- the rnc gene encoding ribonuclease III, producing MSEETFKSIAALEKLINYDFTDKSLLVEALTHPSFVNESGGKVRQDNQRLEFLGDAVVGLVLSHDLFSRFPDSREGELTKLRASLVDEASLAILARAIDLGAHLKLGRGEERSGGRTKPSLLADAYEALLAAVYLDGGIEPAAAIIKSHFASFMEKRNIRTSGRDFKTEFQELAHRLRSLAPRYLLQGVSGPDHQRIFSVAVFIGEEFMGEGLAKSKKEAEQAAAEQGIAFLKKSSRP from the coding sequence ATGTCTGAAGAAACATTCAAGTCAATTGCCGCTCTTGAAAAGCTCATCAATTATGATTTTACTGATAAATCCCTGCTAGTCGAGGCCTTGACCCATCCATCCTTTGTCAACGAAAGCGGCGGCAAAGTGAGACAGGATAATCAGCGTCTTGAATTTTTAGGTGATGCAGTAGTCGGTCTGGTCCTGAGCCACGATCTTTTCAGCCGCTTTCCGGACAGCAGGGAAGGGGAGTTGACTAAACTGAGGGCTTCACTTGTTGACGAAGCCTCTTTGGCCATACTTGCCAGGGCAATCGATTTGGGTGCCCATTTAAAACTTGGTCGCGGCGAAGAGAGAAGTGGCGGACGCACTAAACCGTCTCTTTTGGCCGATGCCTATGAAGCTCTCTTGGCGGCAGTCTATCTTGATGGCGGCATCGAGCCAGCGGCGGCAATAATTAAAAGCCATTTTGCCTCCTTTATGGAAAAGAGGAATATAAGAACGTCGGGCAGGGATTTCAAGACGGAATTCCAGGAACTGGCCCATCGGTTGCGAAGTCTTGCTCCCCGTTATTTATTGCAGGGAGTATCCGGACCCGACCATCAACGGATTTTTTCGGTAGCGGTTTTTATCGGCGAAGAATTCATGGGAGAGGGGTTAGCGAAGAGCAAGAAGGAGGCTGAACAAGCCGCTGCAGAGCAAGGAATTGCCTTTCTGAAAAAAAGCTCGCGACCTTAA
- a CDS encoding PSP1 domain-containing protein encodes MIKIVKIQFNPAGKLYDFNANNIELKAGDKVIVETERGKSIGSVVVAPREFPEEHLHEGLKNILRKADAADLATIATNAAKEKEAHRFCLEKIKERGMEMKLVRVEYLFDGSKAIFYFTADGRVDFRELVKDLAHAFHTRIEMRQIGVRDESKMVGGIGICGRELCCSSYLREFEPVSVKMAKEQNLALNPTKISGQCGRLLCCLSYEFDTYCSLRKCLPKCGKQIKCGSVEGEVVKLNVLQGTVTVKSESDGLVTIKGDDIKPEHISDRQKKPQKPEAEEQVKADARPASTGSQGNKSRKDRRTRNTDKPKKERQ; translated from the coding sequence TTGATCAAGATTGTGAAAATACAGTTCAACCCCGCCGGCAAGCTTTACGACTTCAATGCCAACAACATTGAACTGAAAGCCGGCGACAAGGTAATAGTCGAAACGGAACGGGGCAAAAGCATCGGCTCGGTGGTTGTTGCCCCCCGTGAATTTCCTGAAGAACACCTGCATGAAGGGCTGAAAAACATCCTCAGGAAAGCCGACGCGGCCGATCTGGCTACAATAGCGACAAATGCAGCCAAGGAAAAGGAAGCCCACCGCTTCTGTCTGGAAAAGATCAAGGAACGCGGCATGGAAATGAAGCTGGTGCGCGTCGAATATCTCTTCGACGGCAGCAAGGCCATCTTCTATTTCACAGCCGACGGCAGGGTAGATTTCCGGGAACTGGTGAAGGATCTTGCCCATGCTTTTCACACCCGCATTGAAATGCGCCAGATCGGGGTGCGCGATGAATCGAAAATGGTGGGGGGAATAGGCATCTGCGGCAGAGAGCTCTGCTGTTCTTCATACCTTCGTGAATTCGAGCCGGTATCGGTAAAAATGGCCAAGGAGCAGAACCTGGCCCTTAATCCCACCAAGATCTCCGGCCAGTGCGGAAGGCTTCTCTGTTGTCTCTCATACGAATTCGACACCTACTGTTCCCTGAGAAAATGCCTGCCCAAGTGTGGCAAGCAGATCAAGTGCGGTTCAGTGGAAGGAGAAGTGGTAAAATTGAATGTGCTGCAGGGTACGGTTACGGTGAAGTCGGAAAGCGACGGACTGGTAACCATCAAAGGGGATGACATAAAACCGGAGCACATATCGGACCGGCAGAAGAAGCCGCAGAAACCGGAAGCGGAAGAGCAGGTAAAGGCGGATGCAAGGCCTGCGTCCACCGGAAGCCAAGGAAACAAAAGCCGCAAGGACCGCCGGACCAGAAATACCGATAAGCCCAAGAAGGAGAGACAATGA
- the gmk gene encoding guanylate kinase — protein MKREGILFVISAPSGAGKTTLCKEVIDIFPNLRHSVSYTTRSARPGEVHGRDYFFISLDEFKRMVAADEFAEWAEVHGNFYGTALKTLEEYKTKGIDVILDIDCQGAHQLKKRYNGAVYLFVLPPSYQELRRRLDCRSSDAPEVIDRRIEAAAGEIKESRWYDYIIINDVFPKAVEELKSVLIAEQCKTNRVLTGVSELFEI, from the coding sequence ATGAAACGTGAAGGTATTTTGTTTGTTATTTCGGCTCCTTCGGGGGCGGGGAAGACCACGCTGTGCAAGGAAGTAATTGACATTTTCCCGAACTTGCGGCATTCTGTCAGCTACACTACGCGTTCTGCGAGGCCCGGCGAGGTACATGGCCGGGATTATTTTTTTATATCCCTTGATGAATTCAAACGCATGGTGGCAGCGGATGAATTTGCCGAATGGGCCGAGGTTCATGGCAATTTTTACGGTACTGCCCTCAAAACCCTTGAAGAATATAAGACCAAGGGGATAGATGTCATACTGGATATCGACTGCCAGGGTGCGCATCAGCTGAAAAAAAGATATAATGGAGCCGTATACCTGTTTGTACTGCCCCCCAGCTACCAGGAGCTGCGCCGCCGTCTTGACTGCCGCAGTTCCGATGCCCCCGAGGTCATTGATCGCCGTATCGAGGCTGCTGCAGGCGAAATTAAAGAATCGCGCTGGTATGATTACATCATCATCAATGATGTTTTTCCCAAGGCGGTAGAAGAGTTGAAGTCAGTGCTGATTGCCGAGCAATGCAAGACAAATCGCGTACTGACAGGGGTATCTGAGTTGTTTGAGATATAG
- a CDS encoding RelA/SpoT family protein, with the protein MIRLNDILEKVSSYNPSCDLELVRKAYVFCAKVHQGQTRLSGEPYLVHPMEVAGVLAELKLDVPTVVTGLLHDTVEDTLTTLEELEEMFGPEVARLVDGVTKIGKIHFKTKEESQAENFRKMLLAMANDIRVILVKLADRLHNMRTLQYQPEPKQRSIAKETLDIYAPIANRLGISWVKSELEDLSFRYLDPQIYYDLASKVTKKKKERETYVDEVMQIIKAKLVDHGIKGEVSGRSKHLYSIYRKMQSRSVDIDEIYDLIAIRVMVEDIRECYEVLGIIHSTWKPIPGRFKDYIAMPKGNMYQSLHTTVIGPYGERMEVQIRTSEMHRVAEAGIAAHWKYKEGKGYDEKEVKRFTWLRQLLEWQQELDDSREFMDTVKVELFPEEVYVFTPKGDVKGYPKGSTPIDFAYSVHTDVGHRCVGAKVNGKLVPLKYELKNGDIVEVITSPHHTPSKDWLKIVRSSRARNKIRAWIKTEERLRSITLGREICEKEFRRYSQNFSKVQKTGELKRVVGEFGFVGEDDLMAAVGYGKLSCQQILGKLFPAEKFEEAQDRKETRVGKVIQKLKGKSSSAIQISGVDDVLVRFGKCCNPLPGDDIVGFITRGRGVTVHTADCPFALDSDPQRRIDVAWNKGKKTALPVKMRIACHDEKGILANITTAITNCEANIVSASIQSTVDKRGINTFEVDVTDLDHLNRVFNSVMKVKGVIKVDRLKS; encoded by the coding sequence ATGATCAGGCTGAACGACATACTGGAAAAGGTTTCTTCCTATAATCCTTCCTGTGACCTGGAACTGGTAAGAAAGGCATATGTTTTCTGTGCCAAGGTTCACCAGGGACAGACCAGGCTTTCGGGTGAGCCTTATCTTGTGCACCCCATGGAGGTGGCGGGGGTACTGGCTGAGCTGAAGCTTGATGTACCGACGGTCGTCACGGGTCTTCTCCATGATACGGTCGAGGATACCCTGACAACCCTTGAAGAACTGGAGGAAATGTTCGGCCCTGAAGTCGCCCGACTGGTTGACGGTGTTACGAAGATCGGCAAGATTCATTTCAAGACCAAGGAGGAGAGCCAGGCGGAAAACTTCCGCAAGATGCTTCTCGCCATGGCCAACGATATCCGTGTCATCCTGGTCAAGCTGGCCGACCGCTTGCACAATATGCGGACTCTTCAGTACCAGCCGGAACCGAAACAGCGGAGCATCGCCAAGGAAACGCTGGATATCTACGCGCCCATAGCCAATAGGCTCGGTATATCCTGGGTGAAAAGCGAGCTGGAGGACCTTTCTTTCCGCTACCTGGACCCGCAGATCTATTACGATCTTGCATCCAAGGTGACCAAGAAGAAGAAAGAGCGCGAGACCTACGTGGATGAGGTGATGCAGATCATCAAGGCCAAGCTCGTGGATCACGGCATAAAGGGAGAGGTGTCCGGCAGGAGCAAACACCTGTACTCCATCTACCGGAAGATGCAGAGCCGCAGTGTGGATATAGACGAGATTTACGACCTTATCGCCATCCGCGTCATGGTCGAGGATATCAGGGAATGCTATGAAGTCCTCGGCATCATTCATTCCACCTGGAAGCCTATTCCTGGTCGCTTTAAAGATTACATCGCCATGCCGAAGGGGAACATGTACCAATCCCTGCATACAACGGTGATAGGCCCCTATGGCGAGAGGATGGAGGTGCAGATCCGCACTTCGGAGATGCATCGGGTGGCAGAAGCGGGCATCGCTGCCCACTGGAAATACAAGGAAGGCAAAGGTTATGATGAAAAAGAGGTAAAGCGCTTCACTTGGTTGCGCCAGTTGCTGGAATGGCAGCAAGAGCTGGATGATTCACGGGAATTCATGGACACCGTGAAGGTCGAACTCTTTCCGGAGGAGGTCTATGTCTTCACGCCCAAGGGGGATGTGAAAGGCTATCCCAAGGGATCGACGCCAATAGACTTTGCCTATAGCGTCCATACGGACGTCGGCCATCGCTGTGTGGGCGCCAAGGTAAACGGCAAGCTCGTGCCGTTGAAATATGAGCTGAAGAATGGCGATATAGTTGAGGTCATCACTTCACCCCACCATACCCCCAGTAAGGACTGGCTGAAAATAGTGAGGAGCTCCCGGGCAAGGAACAAGATCCGTGCCTGGATCAAGACCGAAGAGCGGTTGCGCAGCATAACCCTTGGCCGGGAAATCTGTGAAAAGGAGTTCCGCCGCTATTCCCAGAACTTTTCAAAAGTGCAGAAAACAGGCGAGCTGAAACGGGTGGTTGGCGAATTCGGTTTCGTCGGCGAAGACGACCTGATGGCAGCGGTTGGCTATGGCAAGCTGTCATGCCAGCAGATCCTGGGCAAGCTTTTCCCGGCCGAGAAATTCGAAGAGGCCCAGGACCGCAAGGAAACCCGCGTCGGCAAGGTTATCCAGAAACTCAAGGGTAAATCTTCCAGTGCCATACAGATCAGCGGTGTGGACGATGTCCTGGTTCGTTTCGGCAAGTGCTGTAATCCTTTGCCCGGCGACGACATCGTTGGCTTCATTACCAGGGGGCGCGGAGTCACGGTGCATACCGCCGACTGTCCCTTTGCCCTGGATAGCGATCCGCAGCGACGTATCGACGTGGCTTGGAACAAGGGTAAAAAAACGGCCCTGCCGGTCAAGATGCGGATCGCCTGTCACGACGAAAAAGGAATTCTGGCCAATATCACCACCGCCATCACCAACTGCGAAGCAAACATCGTTAGTGCATCCATCCAGAGCACCGTCGACAAGAGGGGCATCAATACGTTCGAAGTGGATGTAACCGATCTGGATCACCTGAACAGGGTCTTCAACAGCGTCATGAAGGTGAAGGGCGTGATCAAGGTGGACCGGCTCAAGTCTTAG
- the tmk gene encoding dTMP kinase — protein sequence MGCFITFEGIEGCGKTTQIKLLEQHLAEKGFKVLLTREPGGCPIADQIRAILLDAANSAMTPSAELLLYAAARAQHVEEVIKPALADDCIVLCDRFTDATVAYQGYGRGLDLDSIGYLNQLATSGLKPQLTILLDCPVEVGLKRALARINGISAGAREERFELESTLFHQKVRNGYLKLAENEKGRFLIVDGGTNVDETRVAVTTAVIGRLNGN from the coding sequence ATGGGCTGTTTTATCACATTTGAAGGCATTGAAGGGTGCGGCAAGACCACCCAGATCAAACTTCTTGAACAGCACCTGGCAGAAAAGGGCTTCAAAGTCCTTCTGACACGGGAACCCGGCGGCTGCCCCATCGCCGATCAGATCAGGGCCATTCTCCTTGATGCTGCAAACAGTGCCATGACACCCTCAGCCGAGCTCCTGCTTTACGCGGCTGCCCGTGCCCAACATGTGGAAGAGGTCATCAAGCCGGCACTGGCCGACGATTGCATCGTCCTCTGCGACAGGTTCACCGATGCCACCGTTGCCTATCAGGGATACGGCCGAGGACTCGATCTTGACTCAATAGGGTATCTGAACCAGCTGGCCACATCCGGACTCAAGCCCCAGTTGACCATACTGCTGGACTGCCCGGTTGAAGTGGGGCTGAAACGTGCCCTGGCCAGAATCAATGGCATCTCTGCAGGCGCCCGCGAAGAACGTTTTGAACTGGAATCAACACTATTCCACCAAAAGGTGCGGAATGGATACCTGAAACTGGCCGAGAACGAAAAGGGACGTTTTCTCATCGTTGACGGCGGCACCAATGTTGATGAAACACGAGTTGCCGTCACCACTGCCGTTATCGGCAGGCTAAACGGGAACTAG
- the rpoZ gene encoding DNA-directed RNA polymerase subunit omega, producing the protein MARVTVEDCLEKVDNRFLLVMLASKRVKQLFKGAKPLIDNRAANKNVVVSLREIAAGKVNFEISSRKSR; encoded by the coding sequence ATGGCACGAGTTACCGTTGAGGATTGTCTGGAAAAGGTCGATAATCGCTTCCTGTTGGTGATGCTGGCGTCGAAAAGGGTGAAGCAGCTTTTCAAGGGTGCAAAGCCCCTCATAGACAACCGGGCCGCCAACAAGAACGTGGTCGTATCTCTTCGCGAAATTGCCGCCGGCAAAGTGAATTTCGAGATTAGCAGCCGCAAAAGCCGCTAA
- a CDS encoding YdcF family protein, whose translation MAFLRGIFSLFVIVLLVIVVLFVDFTYKTFSQRQRDLNCDAIVVLAGGRGRIEEGSRLYRENHARWLFLIGVDPSVRKSDLFRERKGERSGEGVYLEKVSRNTLENALYAREMIVGRNIDSIELITSRYHMKRATLIFRHVLPKDIAIYPHPVDTKNLKEEWWNHSGSFRLLFSEFYKYCLFRVFFLFAPTELQSAVK comes from the coding sequence ATGGCCTTTTTGCGTGGCATATTCTCTTTATTTGTCATAGTTCTGCTGGTAATTGTCGTGCTATTTGTTGATTTTACCTATAAAACTTTTTCCCAACGGCAGCGGGATCTGAACTGTGATGCCATCGTCGTTCTTGCCGGGGGAAGGGGACGTATCGAAGAAGGCAGCCGCTTATATCGGGAAAACCATGCCCGCTGGCTTTTTCTGATCGGTGTCGATCCTTCGGTGCGCAAAAGCGATCTTTTCCGGGAGCGGAAGGGGGAGCGAAGCGGAGAAGGGGTTTATCTGGAGAAAGTATCCCGCAACACCCTAGAAAATGCACTCTATGCCAGGGAAATGATAGTAGGGCGCAATATCGATTCCATAGAACTCATCACATCGCGCTATCACATGAAGCGGGCCACTCTCATTTTCCGCCACGTCCTGCCGAAAGACATCGCCATCTATCCCCATCCGGTGGATACGAAAAACCTGAAGGAGGAATGGTGGAATCACAGCGGCAGTTTCCGGCTGCTCTTCAGCGAGTTCTACAAGTATTGTCTTTTTAGGGTTTTCTTCCTCTTTGCCCCAACCGAGCTGCAGTCTGCTGTGAAATAG